Sequence from the Patescibacteria group bacterium genome:
ATCATATGAACAGGAATTCTAATAGTTCGCGCCTGATCCGCAATAGCTCTTGTTATAGCTTGCCTTATCCACCAAGTAGCGTAGGTAGAAAATTTAAAACCGCGTCGCCATTCAAATTTCTCCACCGCCCGCATTAACCCCACATTTCCCTCTTGGATAAGGTCTAAAAAAGTTAGCCCGCGGCCGATGTATTTTTTGGCAATAGATACAACAAGCCTTAAATTGGACCTAATAAGTTTTTGACGCGCTGCTAATTCGTCTTTCTCCACCCTTTGCGCTAAATCCACCTCTTCTTCCCGCGTTAAAAGTTTAATCTTTCCTATTTCTCTAAGATACATTCTCACAGGGTCGGTGGTAATATCCTTGTCCAAAGCGGCTATTATTTCTGTATCTTTATCGTCTAAAGACAAAACGGAATCTTCTTCTAGAGTATAAGTATCTAAAACATCAAT
This genomic interval carries:
- a CDS encoding sigma-70 family RNA polymerase sigma factor, encoding MSNPNFEKSIKKLILEGKKAGFITQDDILKNFPNAENNIEQLDDLYSRFIDEGIDVLDTYTLEEDSVLSLDDKDTEIIAALDKDITTDPVRMYLREIGKIKLLTREEEVDLAQRVEKDELAARQKLIRSNLRLVVSIAKKYIGRGLTFLDLIQEGNVGLMRAVEKFEWRRGFKFSTYATWWIRQAITRAIADQARTIRIPVHM